One Streptomyces sp. NBC_00223 genomic window carries:
- a CDS encoding Rv1733c family protein: MQLGWRWRRNPLRRRTDVIEAWLGLITAVLLCALPALGWWAGHEVDHGLRQVVRAEHAERTLVTATVQPASTQKTGSTPAPESGSAGPGGTDVLRWRGPDGSVHTAAVSAEVEVRHAGEVKVWTNHDGVLVPPPLDSATANTHAVLAGVASAAGAGCLLLISRKVLMWRLMNRRMVSWEREWARAGGDWGRTGAGG; encoded by the coding sequence CGGCGCACCGATGTCATCGAGGCGTGGCTCGGGCTGATCACCGCCGTACTGCTGTGCGCCCTGCCCGCTCTCGGCTGGTGGGCCGGCCACGAGGTCGACCACGGCCTCCGGCAGGTCGTCCGCGCCGAGCACGCCGAGCGCACGCTGGTGACGGCCACCGTACAGCCCGCGAGCACGCAGAAGACCGGCTCCACCCCCGCCCCCGAGTCCGGATCCGCCGGACCGGGCGGCACCGACGTGCTGCGCTGGAGGGGCCCCGACGGGTCCGTGCACACCGCGGCCGTCTCCGCCGAGGTGGAGGTGCGGCATGCGGGCGAGGTCAAGGTGTGGACGAACCACGACGGCGTGCTCGTACCGCCGCCGCTGGACTCCGCGACCGCGAACACCCACGCCGTGCTCGCGGGCGTCGCGTCCGCCGCGGGCGCGGGCTGCCTGCTGCTGATTTCGCGCAAAGTGCTGATGTGGCGGCTGATGAACCGCCGGATGGTTTCGTGGGAGCGGGAGTGGGCCAGAGCGGGCGGTGATTGGGGGCGTACGGGCGCCGGTGGTTGA